In the Bacillus shivajii genome, one interval contains:
- a CDS encoding LCP family protein yields the protein MARNRRKRQFTTWKRVVLLVFLLVILGGLITANVAKNEYEQARQESLSELEDSGRSPSDDEDIEFNSSDDSLDYINVLLVGLDDEEGYARTDTIMLAQYHPSKGEARLVSFMRDMYVSIPGYRDNKINTSYALGGLELLRETIDENFDIDIHYYAQVDFNGFTRIVDTLSPEGIEVDVERRMFYQDGAGTLTINFAEGLQTMDGNDALKYVRFRNDHENDFGRVRRQQQVMTILKDELMSISGVRRIPQILGSIEPFIQTNISNQKLISYGRDFFLNSVDDIETMTLPIEDGYRNEFYSHAGAVLELDKEKNKQALQNFLLTSLESESELAENNTDKPSNTPSNDS from the coding sequence ATGGCAAGAAACCGTCGAAAAAGACAATTTACAACATGGAAAAGAGTAGTTCTTCTCGTATTTTTACTAGTTATTTTAGGTGGACTTATTACAGCAAACGTCGCAAAAAATGAATACGAACAAGCACGCCAAGAGTCTTTAAGTGAGCTTGAAGATAGTGGGAGATCTCCTTCTGATGACGAAGATATTGAATTCAATTCTTCTGATGACTCATTAGACTACATTAATGTTTTACTTGTAGGTTTAGATGACGAAGAAGGTTATGCTAGAACAGATACAATCATGCTTGCACAATATCACCCTAGTAAAGGGGAAGCACGACTTGTTTCATTTATGAGAGATATGTACGTAAGCATTCCTGGCTATCGTGATAACAAGATAAACACTTCTTATGCTTTAGGTGGTCTTGAACTATTACGTGAAACGATTGATGAGAATTTCGACATTGACATTCATTACTACGCACAAGTAGACTTTAATGGGTTTACACGTATAGTAGATACGTTATCACCTGAAGGAATTGAAGTCGATGTTGAACGAAGAATGTTCTATCAAGACGGAGCAGGTACCCTTACGATTAATTTCGCTGAAGGATTACAAACGATGGATGGTAATGATGCATTGAAGTACGTTCGTTTCCGTAATGATCACGAAAATGACTTTGGACGTGTGAGACGTCAGCAACAAGTTATGACGATCTTAAAAGATGAATTAATGAGTATTAGTGGTGTTCGTCGTATTCCTCAAATACTTGGATCAATAGAACCATTTATACAAACAAATATCAGTAATCAAAAGCTAATTAGTTATGGACGTGATTTCTTTTTAAATTCAGTTGATGACATTGAAACGATGACTTTACCTATTGAAGATGGGTACCGTAATGAATTTTATTCGCATGCCGGTGCAGTATTAGAGTTAGATAAAGAAAAAAATAAGCAAGCATTACAAAACTTTTTATTAACCAGTCTCGAATCAGAAAGTGAGCTTGCCGAAAATAATACAGACAAACCTTCTAACACGCCTTCAAATGATTCATAA
- the fabF gene encoding beta-ketoacyl-ACP synthase II, which produces MEKKRVVVTGVGAVTPLANDVQGTWERLIKGESGISKVSKFEEGQFPTAVAAEVKDFDPGTFMDPKNARKMDRFTQFAVASSLMAVQDANLTIDESNANRVGVWIGSGIGGMETYEKNFRLYEKRGHRRVSPFFVPMMIPDMASGQVSITLGAKGVNSCTVTACASGANSIGDAFKVIQRGDADIMITGGAEAPITEMAFAGFSSAKAMSTNPDPNTASRPFDINRDGFVMGEGSGVLVLETLESAKARGAHIYAEITGYGATGDAYHVTAPAPEGEGAVRAMNEALKDANMQPGEITYLNAHGTSTEYNDKYETIAAKNVFGDHAEKLAISSTKSMTGHLLGAAGGVEAVFSVKAIEDGIIPPTINIETPDPECDLDYVPNEAREQDIQAVMSNSLGFGGHNVALIFKKYTE; this is translated from the coding sequence ATGGAAAAGAAACGAGTCGTTGTAACAGGTGTCGGGGCAGTCACTCCATTAGCAAATGATGTACAAGGCACTTGGGAACGTTTAATTAAAGGTGAATCTGGAATATCTAAAGTATCGAAATTTGAAGAAGGGCAATTTCCTACAGCCGTAGCAGCAGAAGTGAAAGACTTTGATCCTGGTACTTTTATGGACCCGAAAAATGCTCGTAAAATGGACAGGTTTACACAGTTTGCAGTAGCTAGTTCATTAATGGCAGTGCAAGACGCAAACTTAACGATCGATGAATCAAACGCAAACCGTGTAGGAGTTTGGATTGGCTCAGGAATTGGTGGAATGGAGACTTATGAAAAGAATTTCCGCCTTTATGAAAAAAGGGGTCACCGCCGTGTTAGCCCATTTTTTGTACCAATGATGATCCCCGATATGGCTTCAGGCCAAGTTTCGATAACATTAGGCGCAAAAGGTGTTAACTCATGTACAGTTACCGCTTGTGCATCTGGAGCGAACTCTATTGGTGATGCATTTAAAGTCATACAGCGCGGAGATGCTGATATTATGATTACCGGTGGAGCAGAAGCACCGATTACTGAGATGGCCTTTGCTGGTTTTAGCTCAGCAAAAGCAATGTCTACGAATCCAGATCCAAACACAGCAAGCCGTCCGTTTGACATTAATCGCGATGGTTTTGTTATGGGAGAAGGTTCAGGAGTTCTCGTATTAGAAACGTTAGAATCAGCAAAAGCACGAGGTGCTCACATTTATGCTGAGATTACAGGTTATGGTGCAACTGGTGATGCATATCACGTTACAGCTCCTGCCCCAGAAGGTGAGGGTGCGGTACGTGCTATGAACGAAGCATTAAAAGATGCAAACATGCAGCCTGGAGAAATCACTTATTTAAATGCTCACGGTACGAGCACAGAGTACAATGATAAATATGAAACGATCGCTGCGAAAAACGTATTTGGTGACCACGCTGAAAAGCTAGCGATTAGTTCAACAAAGTCAATGACTGGTCATTTATTAGGTGCGGCTGGTGGAGTGGAAGCTGTCTTCTCGGTAAAGGCAATTGAAGACGGGATTATTCCACCAACGATTAATATTGAAACACCAGACCCTGAATGTGACCTTGACTATGTACCAAATGAAGCTAGAGAGCAAGATATTCAGGCAGTTATGAGTAACTCACTAGGATTTGGTGGGCATAATGTTGCTTTGATATTTAAGAAATACACAGAATAG